In Vigna unguiculata cultivar IT97K-499-35 chromosome 3, ASM411807v1, whole genome shotgun sequence, a single genomic region encodes these proteins:
- the LOC114179328 gene encoding ethylene-responsive transcription factor ERF086-like, with amino-acid sequence MSTSRTSDTPFKGYDPNQTQMCLSLLQRNTSPCGEKRGRRKQAEPGRFLGVRRRPWGRYAAEIRDPTTKERHWLGTFDTAQEAALAYDRAALSMKGTQARTNFVYSDNINFHTTLSPEDVQLQLQLQLQPLLPPSQFLTNTTHTKQPNNHQNTLVHTSNCGNPSPLNNDVACVEIETSDSFFFSSDSNSGYLECIVPDNCFRPSASASGSSRSNSSNSRKSDVSDQKAHTNYSIESTNHHHHDQQQQQQKQYPHADMSSFSQEMAARGSNFSEFCYPSEVSQGSWDDQQSWDWNCSELSAIFKNPLRVENGCMDAMYHHPIMSDDDQSGSYGVMNNEGASSTTCSPSLPPFGDVDLGYPLF; translated from the coding sequence ATGTCAACCTCTAGAACCTCAGATACACCCTTCAAAGGATATGATCCCAACCAAACCCAAATGTGTCTCTCTCTTCTCCAACGCAACACTTCTCCTTGTGGTGAAAAAAGAGGCAGAAGGAAGCAAGCAGAGCCAGGAAGGTTCCTCGGGGTCAGAAGACGCCCTTGGGGTCGATATGCTGCTGAAATCAGAGACCCCACAACCAAAGAAAGACATTGGCTTGGCACCTTCGACACTGCTCAGGAAGCAGCTCTTGCTTATGACAGAGCTGCTCTCTCCATGAAAGGAACACAGGCAAGAACCAACTTTGTTTACTCCGACAACATCAACTTCCACACTACACTTTCTCCTGAGGATGTTCAACTCCAACTTCAACTTCAACTCCAACCTCTCCTCCCACCTTCACAGTTCCTCACCAACACCACTCACACAAAACAACCAAACAACCACCAGAATACCCTCGTTCACACTTCAAACTGTGGAAACCCCTCCCCATTGAACAATGACGTCGCGTGTGTTGAAATTGAAACTTCAGATAGTTTCTTCTTTTCCAGTGATTCTAACTCGGGCTATCTGGAATGCATTGTTCCTGATAACTGTTTCAGACCTTCTGCTTCTGCTTCCGGTTCCTCCAGAAGCAACAGTTCAAACTCCAGAAAGAGCGATGTGAGCGATCAAAAGGCTCACACAAACTACTCCATTGAGAGTactaatcatcatcatcatgatcagcagcagcagcagcagaagCAGTACCCACATGCTGACATGAGTTCATTCTCTCAAGAAATGGCAGCAAGGGGTTCTAACTTTTCAGAGTTTTGTTATCCAAGTGAAGTGAGTCAAGGATCATGGGATGATCAACAGTCATGGGATTGGAACTGCAGTGAACTTTCAGCCATATTTAAGAACCCATTAAGGGTGGAAAATGGGTGCATGGATGCAATGTACCACCACCCCATCATGAGTGATGATGATCAGAGTGGAAGCTATGGAGTAATGAATAATGAGGGTGCTTCTTCTACTACCTGTTCTCCATCACTTCCACCCTTTGGGGACGTAGACTTGGGATACCCACTCTTCTGA
- the LOC114178857 gene encoding probable serine/threonine-protein phosphatase 2A regulatory subunit B'' subunit TON2 — translation MYSGSSDGETHDAPHRKIPPASSMLWVRNLRRFIGSGAGLGSEALMELETKRILLDIFKEKQKKSAEAGTIPSFYKKKPEDGSISHRVQRLAKYRFLRKQSDLLLNADDLDAMWVCLRENCVIDDATGAEKMNYEDFCHIASVCTEQIGPKCRRFFSPSNFMKFEKDELGRIAILPFYLYVMRTVSLTQARIDMSELDEDSDGFLQPHEMESYIRGLIPNLAQLRDMPAAFVQMYCRIAAHKFFFFCDPHRRGKACIKKVLLSNCLQELMELHQESEEEVTDTEQAENWFSLTSAQRICDMFLALDKDTNGTLSKQELRDYADGTLTDIFIERVYDEHIRHGKSGGGNAREMDFESFLDFVLALENKDTPEGLTYLFRCLDLQGRGYLTTADIHSLFRDVHHKWIEGGNYELCIEDVRDEIWDMVKPVDPLKITLADLLACKQGGTVASMLIDVRGFWAHDNRENLLQEEEEPEEE, via the exons ATGTATAGCGGCTCCAGCGACGGCGAAACCCATGACGCCCCTCATCGGAAAATCCCCCCGGCGTCATCCATGCTGTGGGTCCGCAATCTTCGCCGTTTCATCGGATCCGGCGCCGGTCTCGGATCTGAAGCCTTGATGG AACTCGAAACGAAGAGAATTCTTCTCgacatttttaaagaaaagcAGAAGAAAAGCGCCGAAGCTGGTACAATTCCAAGTTTCTACAAGAAG AAACCTGAAGATGGATCAATCAGTCATAGAGTCCAGAGATTGGCAAAGTATCGGTTTCTGAGG AAACAATCGGATCTTTTGCTGAATGCTGATGATTTGGATGCTATGTGGGTGTGCTTAAGAGAGAATTGTGTGATTGATGATGCTACTGGTGCAGAAAAG ATGAACTATGAAGACTTTTGCCACATTGCTTCTGTATGTACAGAACAAATAGGTCCTAAATGCCGACGGTTTTTCAGTCCTTCAAACTTTATGAAGTTTGAGAAAGATGAGCTGGGAAGAATTGCTATTCTACCTTTTTACCTTTATGTGATGCGAACG GTTTCACTTACACAGGCAAGAATTGACATGAGTGAGCTTGATGAGGATTCTGATGGTTTTCTTCAGCCACAT GAAATGGAGTCCTATATCCGAGGTCTGATACCCAACTTGGCGCAGTTACGTGACATGCCGGCTGCCTTCGTTCAGATGTATTGTCGTATTGCTGCACacaaattcttcttcttttgtgatCCTCATAGACGAG gAAAAGCTTGCATCAAGAAAGTGTTGCTTAGTAACTGTCTCCAGGAACTCATGGAGCTTCACCAG gaaagtgaagaagaagtCACAGACACAGAGCAAGCCGAAAACTGGTTCTCTTTGACTTCTGCTCAACGCATATGTG ACATGTTTCTTGCTCTTGATAAAGATACAAATGGTACATTAAGCAAGCAAGAGCTGCGAGACTATGCCGATGGGACTCTGACTGATATTTTTATAGAGAGAG TATATGATGAACATATTCGTCATGGAAAGAGTGGTGGTGGGAATGCTCGAGAGATGGATTTTGAGAGTTTCCTGGACTTTGTTCTGGCTTTAGAAAACAAAGACACTCCAGAAGGCTTGACATACTTGTTTCGTTGCCTTGATCTTCAAGGGAGGGGTTACCTCACTACAGCTGACATTCATTCCCTTTTCAG AGATGTACACCATAAATGGATTGAGGGTGGAAACTATGAACTTTGTATTGAAGATGTGAGGGATGAAATCTGGGATATGGTTAAGCCAGTTGATCCACTCAAGATAACATTGGCAGACCTACTGGCCTGCAAACAGGGTGGAACTGTAGCCAGCATGCTCATAGATGTGCGTGGTTTCTGGGCTCATGACAATAGAGAGAATCTTCTCCAGGAGGAAGAAGAACCTGAAGAAGAATAA